A single window of Canis lupus familiaris isolate Mischka breed German Shepherd chromosome 7, alternate assembly UU_Cfam_GSD_1.0, whole genome shotgun sequence DNA harbors:
- the LOC106559055 gene encoding 40S ribosomal protein S24-like: protein MVINVLHPKKVTVPKTDFGGKLVKMYKTTPDVIFVFGFRIHFGGGKTTGFGMIYYSLDDVKKNEPKDRLARHGLYEKKKTSRKQ from the coding sequence ATGGTCATTAATGTTCTTCACCCCAAAAAGGTAACAGTACCTAAGACAGATTTTGGGGGAAAACTAGTCAAAATGTACAAGACCACACCAGATGTCATCTTTGTATTTGGATTCAGGATCCATTTTGGGGGTGGCAAGACAACTGGCTTTGGCATGATTTATTATTCCTTGGATgatgtaaagaaaaatgaacccaaagaTAGACTTGCAAGACATGGCctgtatgaaaagaaaaagacctcaagaaaacagtga